In the Gossypium raimondii isolate GPD5lz chromosome 9, ASM2569854v1, whole genome shotgun sequence genome, one interval contains:
- the LOC105798191 gene encoding myb-related protein 306, with product MGRPPCCDKAGLKKGPWTPEEDIILVSYIQQHGPGNWRAVPTNTGLLRCSKSCRLRWTNYLRPGIKRGNFTDHEEKLIIHLQALLGNRWAAIASYLPQRTDNDIKNYWNTHLKKKLKKINGSESYSREGFSSEKHQISRGQWERKLQTDIQMAKQALSDALSPDKSSGLASKPRGYASSTENIAKLLKKWMRNPPKPASSDNMGGIGTPWKENKSSNSIEMSEVFESLDVFESFDSSNSDFSQSLSPDQARLFQDESKPDVNELGQLTLLEKWLFDDGANQGKDDQLSDIKLDGNAIFF from the exons atGGGGAGACCACCTTGTTGTGACAAAGCTGGTTTGAAGAAAGGTCCATGGACTCCTGAAGAAGATATCATCTTGGTATCTTATATTCAACAACATGGTCCTGGGAATTGGAGGGCTGTTCCTACAAATACAG GGTTGCTTAGATGTAGCAAGAGTTGCAGGCTTAGATGGACTAATTACTTAAGGCCTGGGATTAAAAGGGGAAACTTTACAGATCATGAAGAGAAATTGATAATCCACCTTCAAGCTCTTTTAGGCAACAG ATGGGCTGCAATAGCTTCTTACCTTCCTCAAAGAACTGACAATGACATTAAAAACTATTGGAACACTCACTTGAAGAAGAAGCTGAAGAAGATCAATGGCAGTGAAAGTTATTCTAGAGAAGGGTTTTCATCAGAAAAACACCAAATTTCAAGAGGCCAATGGGAGAGAAAGTTGCAGACTGATATCCAAATGGCTAAACAGGCTTTATCTGATGCATTGTCACCAGATAAATCAAGTGGTTTAGCTTCAAAACCAAGAGGATATGCATCAAGCACTGAGAATATAGCTAAGTTACTGAAGAAATGGATGAGAAATCCACCAAAACCTGCTTCAAGTGATAATATGGGAGGGATTGGGACTCCatggaaggaaaataaaagcaGCAACAGCATTGAAATGTCTGAGGTTTTTGAGTCATTGGATGTGTTTGAATCATTTGATTCTTCAAATTCTGATTTCTCACAATCTCTGTCACCTGATCAGGCAAGGCTTTTCCAAGATGAAAGTAAACCAGATGTGAATGAACTAGGGCAACTCACATTGCTTGAGAAATGGCTTTTTGATGATGGTGCAAATCAAGGGAAAGATGACCAGCTTAGTGATATCAAACTAGATGG